A region of Paenibacillus sp. JNUCC-31 DNA encodes the following proteins:
- a CDS encoding GerMN domain-containing protein, translating to MNKKLWIAALLVTVMAVAAGCGSKPTAAPSPSQTQGAGTENNASENQNETETTEPAIVEPEETTTTPGTTEGSTEGTTTTPSSETSSEKPGTSESNEKKTIDVYYTDPEELELHKATAELSYASDDAKYKAAFAALQQSKDDKLVPLWAKEIELKSAQFKDGALTLDIHMPDTARLGAGGEVFAIDALKQTFFQFDEVKSLDLLVDGQPSESLMGHVDLEHPMTRSE from the coding sequence ATGAACAAAAAATTATGGATTGCAGCGCTGTTGGTAACGGTTATGGCAGTTGCTGCTGGATGTGGAAGCAAGCCAACAGCAGCTCCATCTCCAAGTCAGACACAAGGTGCGGGAACAGAGAATAATGCGTCTGAAAATCAGAATGAGACGGAAACTACTGAACCTGCAATCGTGGAACCGGAGGAAACAACGACGACACCGGGTACTACAGAAGGCAGTACGGAGGGTACAACAACTACTCCATCGAGCGAAACTTCCTCGGAGAAGCCTGGAACTTCCGAAAGCAATGAGAAGAAGACCATTGATGTGTACTACACAGATCCGGAAGAGCTGGAATTGCACAAAGCAACGGCAGAACTTTCTTACGCTTCAGATGATGCCAAATACAAGGCTGCATTTGCAGCGCTGCAACAAAGCAAGGACGACAAACTCGTTCCTCTTTGGGCAAAAGAAATAGAATTGAAATCTGCTCAGTTCAAAGACGGGGCGCTTACACTGGATATCCACATGCCAGATACAGCACGTCTTGGTGCAGGTGGCGAAGTGTTTGCCATTGATGCCTTGAAACAAACGTTCTTCCAGTTTGATGAAGTCAAATCGCTTGATTTGCTGGTGGACGGCCAGCCATCCGAGAGCTTGATGGGCCATGTGGATCTTGAGCATCCAATGACACGATCCGAATAG